A stretch of DNA from Tigriopus californicus strain San Diego chromosome 11, Tcal_SD_v2.1, whole genome shotgun sequence:
CTCATTATAATGACCccaattgctctttttgtaTCTTTCACCCAACCCTTGGCTTTTTgtattcatttccttcttcCACAATTTGTCCTTAAGATGTTACAAACTCATATATCTCAATNaaaaaaaaaaaaaaattcctgCCGTTTCGGGAGAAAACAAGCTTTCGCTTATCCAGAATCTAAGAAACATATGCACAAGAACATATGtacaaaaggaaaattaaCTGTTTCCTTATTTGCTATTGTTGGTTCTGGAACAAATCACACCTGAAATAAGataaataaatcaatcaatcgaTTCGGGGTTTGGTATTATGGCCACTTGTTTTGGGGTTGtacaatagggcttgtcaagtgaacgtgttcatgaacaacAGACGTAATTCCATTGAGTGAAATCAAGTACAACATacccagccaaaccacactgtacatcagggatgagaaattattgaaaactattttctaccacctggcagaaattggtccaaaataagtggcaaaaatggcagaaaatggcagaaaatagaattctttgtatcaaTCTaagtcatctttttctagAATTTAATctacgatcacttccgttaatttttaagcctacctgtatgtagaTTTTACACGCTGGGtgggtattttgcattgaatgtgagatacaaccactaaacgtcattggtgtgtgatcgagtttgaattttgccaccgcaatcgattggaaTTAGGGATGCCacttgacctaaactttttaaagtcaaaatgacgacaattgcatttaaaaaaaagttatatcgtattcaataaccattttgatgagtgtgaaaaaagtGTAAGTGTTGTGGCAAGGCtttggatactgcaagtggtctatggatactgttatcaattcaatcagcCATCAATGAgcataaatatcaatatttgaggaacattttgcatttcaaccaatgccatatcaatatgctttgtagcaaaggacacttgaaaaacttatccaacccatatgctctttcttgtctttgacatcttttcgAATCAACATCGGCCATTCTTAACACCagtggccatttttgaccaccttccagcaatttctgccattttcggccaatttctgccattttctgccactttctgccattttcagccacttgtggcagaaagtggcagaaattcgatcaatctcgatttttcccatcactgttgtacatgcattgaattttgatatttatttcattttacctgcttgtataagcaaatagcattatggtattgagccaatttgatagtgtgttCACCGAactacaccaaacatgttcatttcgTTGGGTTGTGTAGCACAGCTCACTCGAATTCACtctattattgaaaattcattagGAGGATAGTGCGAGtggactgtgatgtttgtcttagttctccctccccaaaaatcccaaaatcaGCGTGCCGgacatagataacttcatatatagatcgatcaagggcgctgcgatcgcgtgttttcgtctcagctgtcgctggtggaaaaaatgtttcattcgtagtcaagctacttaggacaactatggtgcaaatttgaatcgttgacggctcgtccaaattcagagtagaaacccctaataagactccttgtcaagcaattgctctcgtccagcacgcttcataaaacgggtttgagtaagttgtccgaccacatttttaagaacgaaattttgagggggttaaaatggggctcaagttaaagttttcatccatgtggtggaaacacttaactgaaacgcaaggaacaagcctgggttcaggatgacctccagaggtgtcggaattaccttgtttacgtataggcgcaatcatgtcgcccacattcaagcacattgttgggagattgaaacgaaattccgaatgcctcatcattgcgttgcaatttcggatacattttgttacactttcgagattttcgagatgcgttgctaaacaagggcaatcaatagagtacatgatttgctctactaatgtccaaatctttttttgacatgttacgtgtattatgccctaaaaagcatgttttttattattctaccactctttctacctgtatatttgtaagattcaaaaggaattaagattaaagaggaataacaaacgtttcatgataataattcaacttgcctgaagcgagatttaacgaaatattttgtgccatttccaccagcgtcagctgacctgaaaacatgctcatgcggtacagctcctgttgaacttaagcattctagttatggttttctatggtgccggaccacatttttcccagaatttccttcacttgacatgcaCTTTAAGCAGTTAATGGAATTCATATAGCAAGATGATCACTTAAGACTCATAATACGTTTGAACTCTACAAATGGCATGTCACAGTACAAAGGGACTCCCAAATCCATAAAGACTTGGTCGATTTCTTTATACTTGTCGGGGCTCAACTGACCCGTTTTGGCTTCACCGCGTGGAGCCAGGATATTATTTTGAGAGTCATGCTCCAAAGCCTCCAAGGCCAAGCCTACTTGATCTGCTGGTGCTTCTatgattttgaacaactcGAGGAGGACCTTTTTGGGATCTGCGTGGAGGTCCTCGTAGAGAACCACCATTTCATAGACGTCTTTCCTGGCCAGGAAGCAAGAATCCACTCCTGCCATCATCAAAGCAAACATCGATTCATCActgacattttgaaaccatGTGGCGAGCTTCCGGAGAATTCGGTCCGCTTGTGGATCGCCGAATGGAAGGAAGTGGAACTGAGCTTCCCATCGCCATTGGAACCCACCACGATAACCAATGGTGTCTGTGGCGATGTTAGCGGTGATCTTCTTCAATGATTTCATCGAGGGTACCAGCTGTCTGGTATTGAAGATTGCACTTTCCGATTATTTTCAAACCCTTTTGAAGCTCTAGAAAAGTATGGTAGCCATTCAAATTCAGTGCTATATTTGGCCTCTTGCTTCAGAGCatcatctgctcttttgaacatatttcctgGGAGATCGCAACCTTGTATACATTTCgaaagtcaaaacaataacGGGGGCGttctttgcgtggagtttatTATAAAAGTGAGACTTGAATGTAGTCGACAAGATCAAGACACCTTGGAAGCGTTCGCTATTTCATGcaatcgagtttgaagagaagagcgagaaatgatatttctaatggtggcttttggtttcttttgcaTGCCGGAGACGGAactttataccgctgaaaaccggtcccTGCAAAAGAAAAGGCGCAGTTCCTTATAACTGCTCGCTCCGGGAAAATGAACGCCAATCCTACGAAGttgaatgaatgcaaaatgatttttggggGTCAATCTCTTCGGGCTTAAAGGAGgtcttaaaaaaaggaaaggaggTCAACAAAGTTAGAAACCACAATATAACAACCTTTCATCCGTCAGTTATTCGTTCACGTATGTTTGTGGATCTTTGTGCCGTCGTAAATCTACAACTCATGATCAAAATGATTAGGATTTCTTCAAATACTCCTACGTACTAGGCTGCGTGACCCACATTTATGAAGGGGTTTTGAGCTTAAAGGTTATCCAACAACGCCTGGTCCAAAATCGTACGAGGAGAAAAATGCCGTAGATCGCGAGTGATGGTGCTCCAACGTGTAAACGTACGTTTGAAAGTACGTTTATCTCCTCAATAgttctgccaactcaaaaaGTAGGAAGTCTAGGGTTATCTTTGGCCTCTTATCTAAGAAATGTATATTAAGATCTTCCGATACATCCCTCTCAATTGGGTTTGGTCATCTGTGAGAGAAGTCATGGGGCTCGTCAGCACTATTGTTTCCAAACTCGATCCGGGATGGCTCTACATCGCCATGCATTGGGTGAAGGCTCTTGTGAACCTTCTGGACTTGATCCTGGATCCTTTATTTGGATGCTCCATCGTTCACGGTTCCAAAGAGGAACGTCTTAGAGCAATGCGAGAGGATCGTACTGCTCATGTGGTGAAGATCCATTTTCGAGCATGGATGAATATCGGAGTGGCTTCGGATCTCTCCAATTTCTTCTACACGCATGTGAAGTATGAACATCCCGATGTGATCCTTAACGACAAGAATATCGTTCTCTACTCCTTCGACGAGAACACGGCTTCATTCACCGTGAACACGCCTGACGTGGATCtgttcaaaatcaaggccTTCCCATTCACTTTCATCGGACAGTTCTACATGGCACACCAGTTGATTATCATCCCACATACCACCCTTCATCGACTAGCCCAGAAGATCGGTGATCCAAAGATCAACGTAACGGCAGTGAACATGACTGCGCGATGTGGATCAACCCTCCTGACCCAAATGGTCTCGCGATTGCCTGATACCAGAGCCATGGGGGAGCCTTGGGCAATGATTCATTTGAACCGTTTGTATACCATGGGCAAGATCTCCAAAGACGAGATGAAGGCATTGACACTCAGCGGGCTGAGGTTGCTGTGCAAAGTTGAGCCTACTtgcaagaatttgaaacgGATCTTCATCAAGTTCACTTGCTGCAACGCCCCTCAATTTGAGGTCTTCCACGAAGTGTTGCCCCAAATGAAATTGGTCTTCAATACCAGACAGCTGGTACCCTCGATGAAATCATTGAAGAAGATCACCGCTAACATCGCCACAAACACCATTGGTTATCGAGGTGGGTTCCAATGGCGATGGGGAGCTCAATTCCACTTGCTTCCATTCGATGATCCACAAGCGGACCGAATTCTCCGGAAGCTCGCCACatggtttcaaaatgtcagTGATGAATCGATGTTTGCTTTGATGATGGCCGGAGTGGATTCTTGCTTCCTGGCCAGGAAAGACGTCTATGAAATGGTGGTTCTCTACGAGGACCTCCACGCAGATCCCAAAAAGGTCCTCCTCgagttgttcaaaatcatAGAAGCACCAGCAGATCAAGTAGGCTTGGCCTTGGAGGCCTTGAAGCATGACTCTCAAAATAATATCCTGGCTCCACGCGGTGAAGCCAAAACGGGTCAGTTGAGCCCCGACAAGTACAAAGAAATCGACCAAGTCTTTATGGATTTGGGAGTCCCTTTGTCCTGTGACATGCCATTTGTAGAGTTCAAACGCATTATGAGTCTTAAGTGATTATCACACTCAATGCATTCCATGAGCTGCTTATTGAACTAGACGAAAACAACTGGACATAATATATAAACGTCGATCAGTCTTTATCGATCCAATATGTTCGTTTATTTGCGAAAGCTTCgttaatttcaattgaaatttgtaaCATCTTCTGCAATTCTGTAACTCCTACAATGCAATTGAATAACTTTGGACTTATTGGTGGACTTATTGAACATACTcgtttttctccttctcatAATTTCACTTGCCTTTATCTCTTATTACATAAGTGCGGGTTCGTTCAAATGTGCTATTGATGGCCTCTCCTACGTAGTTTCTTGAATCCAAAACTCTAAATCATCAAGGATTATGTAGGAGTAGCTCAAATGATAAGAATAACATGTTTGGGTTGGATGAAGCTAGATCTTTGGTGGGTTTCTCTTAGCAAGAGTGAGCAGTGATCTCGGTTTCCAATTGCTTGAGGACGATCGAAGGGTTACTTCAAAAtcggaaaaaatatcaagtgcTAATCCTGCCATCTTTAACAACGGTTAAATGAACCGAATGATATGAAATCAGTATTGATAACGTGCTTTGTTAAGCCTTAAGAAGCTACATTATGCATATGCATATTCTTTTTATATAATATATGTAACTTATAATGTAACTTGCGAATTAACACTCGTTCTACCCCAAGCGAGTTTTGCTCTGGACTTGAAGCATAAGGAAGGcggtttttgaaatttttagttttttaaatgttttttaggTATTTaggttttttatgtgggctagaactCTAtagagcaataaaatcaaagttgttccctatgactttttggaggtagaaaattgccaagatgtgtttggaaattgctttggaaacttgatagggctttttgagaACATCGTAAAGAGACATATGAGATAATTTTACCAACTTATGTTTGCCTAAACATGCAAAGagtctcatttgatttgatcactTTTATCCCTTTTAGAGTAACTAGCTTAAGTGCGAAAGAGAAACTACCATCAGTGCCATACTGCAATTTCATGACTTTTTATCATTGGAAAAAGAGCTTTGAATTTCTAGGGTAACGGCCTCGACGAACTAAAAACTATCCCAAATTAGCAGATTGTGATATATTTCTGGCAAATTaacaaataattgaaaaattagaTTAGCTAAAACGTGaaatgaattggcaaaaataagATGCAAGTTTTTAGAATATAGAAGCAGACAACGTGAGCCACATAATACCAAGAAGTTCTTGATTTATTCCAAGTATAGATGAGTGGCTTATAACTTAAGTGTAAGCTTTAGTGCGCCTATTTTCAAGATTTCCTTATTCTTATTAAAAACAAGACTTTTCAATCATTTAAGATAGAAATTTTCAAACCCGTTTGATGACTTGAAATAATTATAACTAACGGAAAAATTATCCAATATTTTCCTTAGagaaaatgtgctcaaagACCCAAAATAAAATGAGGAATGATTAGATATGAAGGTTGATGCAACTTCTTTTTGTCGTGAAGTGTAACATATAGTCAGAAACTACACATGAAGATGTTATACACAAGAGAGTTGGTCCTCTTTGATCCctgattgcaaaaaaaaaatgtcaaacagGAGCATAATTTTGTTTAAACAAATTTCACGTTGAAACTCTTTTTCGTAACAAATTTGTTTCCCtccagtgatttttttttagcttcaTTCCATTCACTCCAACTCTCAAATTTTCCTTGGTCATGAATGTTTACGTACTTGCCCTGAAACTCCTTCAAAAGGCAGGAAGTTTACCTAAGTTGCACTCAATAAACCAGTTATGATTGTACTACCCACGAAAACCAACCATTGGTTTGTGGACTTCTTCTTACTCTGTCAATACCTTTTTATTTACCTAACGTTGTAGAAAAGAGATGTTAGCTATTAACCGCTCTCTTCCCTTCGAGATATGCGTTTTTCAAAACGACTTTGTAACCCGTAAAATACATGCAACATGATGTTAAGAAGTACACTTGCCTTAACTTCTTTTGCAATACAACTCCAATTCAAAGTCTGACCAGAGCTTGATCGTAAATTCTTCGTCATCATGGCTCCTTCTAGTTCTATTAAGGCGTACGGTAAGTGCAAGTTAGGTTCTTGTCGTATCTTTAAAGGCACGTTTTCCATTGCAATTTATTACATCACAATGACTTGCCGTTTAAGAGAAGCTGAGCACGTCACATATCCGAACAACTAAAGGATTACCAAAAGTACACTTCCTTTCCCCTTATGTAACCtttattgttgtttatgtTCAGTGTGCACCttggctttggcctttttgtccTTGGGCCAATGGGTCTCGTCGCAGTCTTGCTGTCCAGAGGAATCGTGGGGTGAACTAGCCAAGGATCCGGATTATGTGGAACAGGGCGTGGTGGAACGCGTCCTAGATATGGATTTGTATCGGGTTGGGAACTCTTCGAAGTGCATCATTTGGAATTATGATATCTTCGGATTCGACTCGGGACGGACGCGTCAATTGGCGGATTTATTGGCCAGCAAAGGTTCGTATCTTGCAGTGAGAAAAGCGTTTACGTAATGGGGAGTCTGTTGATACTAAAAGTACGAACATTGATTCGATGCATCCAGGGTACATGGTGATCATACCCGATTATTATCGAGGCACGTTGAAAGATCCAAGGGAGGGAGGAGTGAAAGACTTCATTGTGGACCAATCCAATTGGAATCAGCTTCAGAAAGACTGGGAGGACATCACTGCTCCCTACGCAAAAGAGCACGGAGCCGAGACTTTTGGAGCTATTGGTAAACATTATTCGATACAGATTTACAGCAGATAGGTCTACAAATGTAGAATCTAGTTTTTAACCAATATTGGTGACTCATGGGCCATACCCAAATTGCTACATTAAGGTAGGtgattcttatttttttgtgcggacttccttaccgttaccgggattggaatcccagcagttcaagacgtgAAGATTATTTAtattacttgacttttatttatatatattatttgatcgaccaacgaattggagttggctgagTCTGggtaatccttgaatataaggtcaaaaacttgtccaagtctgacttaaatcttgctactggatcaacgcctacataagccctacgaatatttgagggcagcaaattgaacaatgaaggagcccgagaaagaagagacttggacttcattgttttaactagcctggattctcgagggcttgaagttgctctcaaaatgcacattaagcctctacggtcactacaattgaccctaaatcctgggttgggacaaagctcatgaatacttttgaaaacgtacaatatcagatacctttcgaaccttctctgagtactgtacaatcccaacttttctaacctctcccaatacgagagctctctcatatcctcaatgttcctagtaaaaacatctttggacctgctcgagcttttgcaaacctgcttaactaattggagcccaaatgggagaggcatattcaagatgcggttgaacaatcgacttgtacagagctagcatcgtgacactatctctggacttaaacgtgcggtATAtacaaccacatgtttgaacCACATTATTGATGGCAAAATCACGTGAAAAGTAGCCtgaatttatcaaaaaatgtaaacaagctTGCCAAAATTCAGGCAATAACAATAACATGTCTAAAGGGTAGCAAGggctaattttgttttttttatattagaTAATAggtaaataaaaatgaaagaaatgacatAATTCATCAGCATCTTAGCCATTGCATCAACTCATCAACTTGACACAAATTCTTGATGCatcaaaaaaatgcagaacagttgaacattttcttgcGAAATGAATTGcggaaaaatgctaaaaaaattggtttcatTGGCTGGCCTTAGTGCTCAAAAATGTACGAGGTCAAAACTTCAACTTGACTCTCTCTTAGCTTGTCAAAGAGATTGAATCCAGATCAAAAAACCGAAATTACTATAAAAAAGGATAGCCTAACGATACATGATGTACCTTGTAAGTACGGTAAAGAGCGACAACCAGAAAGCAGCTTGTTGTTTATGGAAAAAGAATCTATTGAAAGAATAGGTCATTACAAACAAATGATTTCTGAGGCCTAATTGATGCGATTGCCAACGTTCTAGAATTTGATCTAATGAGCACCATTCTGGGCTATGCCGTTGAAGGTCTGTCGGGAGAATAACTCATCCGGTCTCTTTACATTTCTAGGAACCTGTTGGGGCTCTTACATGGTACTGAGGCTCTCCGCCTACCCGGAAGTCAAAGCCGGAGTGTCGATGCATCCAAGTCATCCCAATATCGCCCCCTTGGTTGAGGAGAGTGAACAGGAACTTTTAGAGGCAGTGGTGGGAACGCCCCAACTCTTCATGCCCGCTGGAAGTGACGGCCAGAGCGTCAAACCCGGAGGGCTGGGTTCGCAAATCCTGGGCGACGGTCTCAAGATCGTGGAATTCCCTACCATGCAACATGGATGGACTGCCAGGGGCGATTTGTCCAATCCTGATATCGAGAAGGAGGTCAAACGAGCCATGGACGAAGCCCTGGCCTTTTTTAATGCCAATTGGTAAACACGTGCATTTCATTCTTTCCCTTCATCAAATATGACATCAATAATGCATTACttcaattcattcatcttgtGTATAACATGTGGTTTCATTGGACGTGCTTGGCGAAGAAGGCGCAAGCTTCGCTCATAGCCAATTTCACATCCTTGGCGACTTCAGGCTTGGCCAAGTCCCCACGAGTGGTCCAACCATGGCTCATTTCCGGGAACTCTTTTATGGTCAGATCGGACCCCAAGATTTCGGATGCCAAACCACCGGGTTTCACATTGGGCGAGTCTTCGCCCGCCGGCATAAACAGTTGGGGCGTGCCCTTGGCAAACTCCAGGAGTGATTTTTCCGGGAAGTCCACCATTCCAGATATGGGGCTATGGGAGGGATGCAGAGCCACACCGGCCTTGATCTCGGGGTAGGCTGAGAGACATAGCACCAAAAAGGTTCCCCAACATGTTCCTGTAATATGTAATGATAAGCTTATTTTTTAGCCATGCAAATCAATTCAGCTTTGGATTTTGGAATTTGGTTTGAGATATCGAGTTTTTTTTAGGGTTGGGAGAAACGGGCATTTACCACAACGAAAAAGGGAGGcgttttttgaaatcaagagaCAAAAAGGGACAAGTTCGTTTCTGGTGACATATTCATGGGCGGTTCAAAAGTATGTAACACACTtaaaaagcacttttttgtACAGAAGAGCCTATTTTTATCAATCTTTTCTCGTACCTTTTGTCCTCGGGGACTGACGTAAAATAACGTAAAAtcgaaagaaaattgttggCTTCCAAGTTGTACCGCTTTCAAGTCAACAAATTTGCCTTACGATTTGAATATTCTCAAACCGATTTGGAGAATAACTTTGCAgcaaataactttgaaatgatgagAAATGTGTTCAAACCGTCCAAACACCCAAACTAtaagattttcaatttctggcaCCTTTCCCATAGTATAAATTGTGAACTTTTCTGACACAACACAGGATTGATGTTTTCCAAACACTCTTGTGTAGTGTTTTGGAAATGTACTACCCCAGAGACGACAGTATCCGGCAAGGATTTTTCATCAGGACTATTGCTTTTAAAATGGTTTATTTTAATACCAACCCAAATCATGCCAGAGATTAGATTTGCTCAAAAGACATCTAGAATTTCCAATCTCTCAATTCCATTTCCCATGTTCCCGAACATGAATTGCTGAACCTCCTGAAAAGCAGGGACTTAATGTAATTTGGAtcagtatttgtccaaaatctcAAACCAACGCTAGGCTTATAGAGTTCTTAGACCGTCTAATACCAACCAACTCGCTGGTAGACCAAGTGTTCCCATTGTTGTTCCTGGCCATTTCTTGTTATACCtagattttattttgaatgacattcttcCTATCGGTTATCAAATCAGTGgattggaaaacaaaaacaaaaaaaaaaatcactaaTTTATCGTCGTCCCTCACCAATGGTGCCAAACACTTTGG
This window harbors:
- the LOC131890944 gene encoding carboxymethylenebutenolidase homolog, giving the protein MAPSSSIKAYVCTLALAFLSLGQWVSSQSCCPEESWGELAKDPDYVEQGVVERVLDMDLYRVGNSSKCIIWNYDIFGFDSGRTRQLADLLASKGYMVIIPDYYRGTLKDPREGGVKDFIVDQSNWNQLQKDWEDITAPYAKEHGAETFGAIGTCWGSYMVLRLSAYPEVKAGVSMHPSHPNIAPLVEESEQELLEAVVGTPQLFMPAGSDGQSVKPGGLGSQILGDGLKIVEFPTMQHGWTARGDLSNPDIEKEVKRAMDEALAFFNANW
- the LOC131890947 gene encoding carboxymethylenebutenolidase homolog; the protein is MSCCPSGAWPELKPDPEYQDAGRVVESNGLNLYIVGKSEKCIIWNYDIFGFNSGRTRQLADQLAHEGQCMVIVPDYYRGTMKDPTEPDLVEFVKKNTQWEQLKVDIEKTVLPYAKGQGAKVFGTIGTCWGTFLVLCLSAYPEIKAGVALHPSHSPISGMVDFPEKSLLEFAKGTPQLFMPAGEDSPNVKPGGLASEILGSDLTIKEFPEMSHGWTTRGDLAKPEVAKDVKLAMSEACAFFAKHVQ